The Anguilla rostrata isolate EN2019 chromosome 1, ASM1855537v3, whole genome shotgun sequence nucleotide sequence GTTTTAagggtttcttttttctccttgtcCTTCCACCACCTTTTTTGCTTTGCACTACAGTATATGGCATCTTTGTATGTGCATTCGTTAATTTTTACACTTACAAGTTGTTGCCCAATACTGTTGTCTTTCTGGCTCCCAGATAGTTCATTATTTCTGGATCAGAATACTCATCTCCGACCATGGTAGGACCAGTCTCCTGAAATGCAGTATGGTATAAAACATCGAAAAATAAAACCGTGAACAGTCTTTCCTTCACGGCCTTACCTACTGTAGTCTCCAAAACGAGTAGTGaagctgtatttgtgtgttctgggtgtttttttttttgccaaacatCATATAAGAAGCAGGTACTTAGTTTCACAAAAACTAACTTGGCATATAAAAACGTTTGAGACCACGTTTAATTCGTAAGTGGAACTTGAGCAAGCTAAATGATTAAGAACGTTACATTCATTTGATTAGACAATTTTGAACATGGCAACTTTATGGAGCAACAGGCTTAATATACAAACTCACGAAGCTGGATAATCTATCCAGGGTGGCGTGATTTACTGGCTAGAGTACAATCGTATTTCCCTCAGTACGTTAGCAAAGCTAGCCAGCTCATTGTTCCACTTCTTACAGCTTTCGCACAAAGTTGCCTTTTCATCCGTAGTATAGGCCAATACGtatgtaatttaattaattttagcatgctttattttttatttaccagTACAGACAAATCTGAGCTAATCAACATTTGAAAAGATCATTTCGCTTAAACGTTCAGGAACATCAGCGAGCTATCTCGGTAAAAGtgaattgttacatcagcgCTACAGCACATCAAACGAGGTCTGGTTATATGTTATCGTAAAACTAAGTTATTGTTCTGGGGACAGATTCCAACACTGGCTATGcatgaagaaaataataaaacaaaaaacattatccTCCAACCTTTCATGGGCTTATTCGCGTTTCATTGGAAATCTAATGATGGCGCCAATCTGACACAGCACCGAACGAGTCAATATACGAACCAGTCGGATCTGAGTGCTGATGAGAATATAAGGCATCCTTGTTTTGGCGTTCTCGTAGTCTCTTGGGGTTGGTCTTTGGTTCCTTTCGgaggttgctagctagctagctgtctcCTCAACGTGTGCTTTCGCTGACAGTTTAGCCAGGAATGCGGAAACACCCCTCGCATCAGACCAATCACAGCCTTCGGTGTGCCTGATTGTCAACACAGGCACGGCTCGTACAGCGTGTGGAACTGTGGTGTGGAAGCTATTACCTGCGAATCGTGCGTGTCTATTAATTCCTCACCCTTTCTTAGTTTTGGTTTCCCATTTGGTGCTAGATTACTTCAACATTCAATATTTTGGTGTCCAGAAATAAGCCCGACAACTCACCATATCGGCTTACAATTATATTACTGCTAAAATACCACAATATTCTGGAAAAAGCATGTCAACACtttataataatgtattaaacCATCGACTGGGTTACCATAAAAATAGCAACACAGACTTATTaagtttgtttgcatttcataCCAGAAAACACATGAAAAATTCATCTGAAGAATTTCTGGGAATGTTGCAATCAGGGCCAGCCATCCCTCAGCATTCGCTGTGCTTGTGATTTGCCCTCTCTCATGGACTGGGTCTCAGATTTCCTTTTTAATTCTGTGGCCAGGAAAACGTACATTATACCCACTGTGGTTTTTCCCCAAAACATGGATGAGGAACAATGGTGGATTTCTCAAGCAGGGCACGCACATGTTAAGCATTTCTTCACCGTGCTGTAATGAAGTGCTTTTCAGCTGTACTGAACCTCTCAATTACAATAgggaatgcaaaaaaagtgcCGATTCATACATTCTTTCGTGTCTTGATtattgaaaaagtaatttaaggAGACTGTTTGCAGAATGTGGCCAGTCTGCTTTCGGGAATTCCTTTCTATTTATTTAAGATTTGAACAAAGATCTGTCTACTTTGATTCTCCattaaacatatttgttttaatgtgattttgGGAAACAATAGTTATTGTTTATAGAGataatattattcattattacttTAGACTACAACCAtaaatcttttgtttttcaaaagtttacatatcTATCGATGTAGGGATTTTGTTCTCAATCTAAGAGTCACTTGTACACTCTGAatgctatatacagtacagtatatttaatgCTATGAACTTTCAATGAATGGCAGCTTATTCTGAGTCTCTTCAGTATTTCTTATAGTTAGCATTGATGTTTGTGAACAGCATTTGTGAAGTGATTGTGTAAGATATGTATAAAAGCAAGGCACAACAGAATGACAGCCGATTAGATTCATAATATCCGTTTTAGAGAAGTGATAATATCTTTAATATAAGGTCCACCATCTTGCGTGAAACATCAACcacaataataaaacagcagCAATGCTTCAACAAAATAGATACTCATTTTGTAGAACAGAAAGACTAAAGTTGGATCACtgccaaaatgaatttttatatggtgcttttgaaaagtttttggtttttacGAATAAAGCAAGTCTAAGATGAAGAGTTGGTTTGTTAAAAAGGGGACTCATCAAGTAACAAATCATTTGGTATATGATGTTACATTACACTCAATACTCAACTGGTGGGTGAGGAAGTAAATCAGCAAGTTGAATTATTTCTGTATAGAAAGCAGCAGGActtgtattttgtatatttgtaatagGACAACTCACAAAACTCATTAAGCTTTTAAAATACTAAATTATGACTTCTGTTTGATTTTCTACCcaaaaattgaatattttccCCTTTGAACGGTTTAAAGCAGGGCTTCCTAACCCCAATAGGTTCTTGGCACCTATTGTGAGTGCTGGTGTCTGTTCCATTTTAGCTCTCGATATATAATGACTGCTGTTTACTGTATGTGCAATGTAAGATAGTGTAATTTGTCatcatttaacatatttatatcTTATAATTTATAAAGAACAATCCTTGGAATATTATTTGCTTACTGTATATGCTTCTGTTAGAATAACATTTTGTCACATCTGTGACAAAGAGCTAAGAGCCAGTGTTTGAATTTAATGATACTTGAGCTCGGATCTAATGGATTCATAGCTCAAGTAGAATAAAAATTCATCTGCGCAGTAGATCATACAGACCAAAGATAACAAGCCCTGtattaaacataaattaaaaccAATGTTCAttaaccatccatccatccattcattaacTTTACCCatttatcctggtcagggtcgcaggggtggtggagcccatcccagcgtgcattggacAAGAATACCAGTCTTTATTACCCATTTTTGAATTTTGGCATTATCCTTCAGTTGCTCTTATCTTCTTTGTAGAAGAGCAAATGTCTAAAGGCAAGACACAATCTTTGTTTTCAAAGATTTATCTTAatttaaattccaaaaaaaaaaaaaaaaaaacccaggaagATCTTCCAAAAagataaatgcatacatttagaTAGTTCATTATCCACAGAGTTTAAGCGTCCCTGTTTTAGTTCAAATGCACACCACTGCCAACTCCATGCTTGCTGACTAACTCGAAAAATAACAGTAGTTGGTATACAGAAGCTTTCACAAACAACACAAGGAGGGAAACCTCAAGATCCTTTGCAACAAGTTGTCATTGCCAAAGCAAAATTCCTTCTTCTGTTTCACCATAGCAAAAATAACGCCATAATTCAAATCTGACACGATTGTTTGCTTGACACATGAttgcttgtttatttcaaataagAAGGAACGACATGAATTTGGTCTAATTTGGATTTTATAAAGCATCTCGATTCAACAAGAATTGATACATACATGGTTTTCAAGTTATTCTTCAATGAATCAATTTGTTACTTGGTAATTCGTCCAAAGCAGGTTGATTCTTTTTAAAGGACAGCCCTGTACATTTTTGAACGCAATCCGACTAAATcataaaatattgtttccaCCCGGAAGAATTATATCGTTACACAACGGTAGCGAAAACACCGGAGtcttttacatttgaaaacGAAAGCAACATTAGGCTACTACATGAGATGAATGAATACGAAGGTTGTAACATGCAAGTGAATTTTCTGTCAGTTGCTATTTAACTGCGCCAGCTATATTTCGAATTCAATATGCGGTCGCGATTTCATCAGTAGACACAAGGATCTGAAGCTTGAGAACATCCTCCGAAAACTAACGTTTACTCATGCTTTCAGAGGACAAAAACTGATGGGTGATCATGAGATGCGCGTGGACGTAACAGGGAAAAGGTCTAGTAATAAATAACGTTTAGAATAAAGAGATCGAGCAACATTAGCTGGTTATTTAGTTACAATACTTCGTGGATTGTTAACTATTATGAACAGCAAATAGACAGCTAATGTGGTCGTCTATTTAACTACCGCGTGGCGTGTAGTGAGCGGAACGGCCAATATAAATTCAGGATTTTTTACAAGATAAATTGACCTTGTGTTCTCAAGGGGTGGACACTTGATAACCCTATTAATAGTTTGCCTCCTTCGCCATGAGCAAGTTTACGTTGGGGAGAAATGCCTGGATTGGAATGGGCCTGGGTACCACAGCAGGTGCGGCCttggtaatatttttcatatataagAAGACGAAAAGGAGAAGAGCCCAAACCTTGTTTCAAAACCAGTCGTCTGAACACGTGTTAAATAGCATGGATGGACCAAGTACAGATATAGTTGGAACACAAGTGCATGATGTGCAAGGTAATCATacaatacacaaatacattaaaaccatcaattaaaatatatacattatctGAATTGACTGTTTTTTCTGATTAAATGATAATGAACCAAAAGGACCCGTGCATTTGCCATAGATCCCGAGGTAATGTTAATGATCAGTGTATATCATGTCTTTAGCAGTCTACAGTTGTCATATTCAAATTTAGGAACAGTGACTATGTGtctaataatacatttacttattattataattaaagaTTTgatgaaaaatctgttttggtTTTCACCTGAAGCTGAAGGACACAGGTGCAAAGAGGGATTGTAAAGACTGCCACCTACTGGTACAATCAGCTGTTAAAGTTGGAATGTAGCTGTTCCACTGTTAATGGAATTTGGCCACATTATAAGAACTGTTGCCGTCTGCAGTGCCACAGCATATACCATCATTCATGCTCCCAAATGTGTTGCAGACTGTGATAGCATTCCAAACCAGACGGTGGCGTCCAGCGGCGTAATGGTGGTGGAAGTGGACCGAGGCCTTTTACCGGAACAGCAAGTGGAGCTGAGGAACAGACTGGATGAGGTGCTCCAGTGTGTAGCCACCCTACGGGAAGAGGTGGCTGAACTGAGGGGTGGCCTGCAGGGAATTGTGGTGCAGATCGTCCAAGATGTCAAGTGAGTTCTGGTTCCTGTTTCCCATCAAATTATTTCTCAGAGTGTGATTTGGACAATTCTAAATatagaaatgtttgttttttatgaacTGGTGCTGGGACCTGGGCAGTAGGCTTGTGACTATACAGTGTGCAGACCATAAGTGATTTatgcttcttttttccccatttcctaATTACTTACACAATAATTTTTGTGATACCAGGTTGTGACTGTGGTATTGAATGACCTATATGTTCAAGATAATGGCCATTGATTGAAATGCTTCCATTAAAATCCTTTATCAGACGTGTAAAATAGGAAAAAAGCATCAGAAAGAATGAGTGTTCACTGTGTAATGATTTATGCTGTCACGTTCATGCTGTCACATGAGTGCCATGTTGTtgctgagtgcctgtgtgtggttaCCCATGGCTCTTGTGTACTGTTTATGTGCAGGACCGGCATGGAAGAGAGCCAGAGGGCAGCGCGCCGGCGAAGGCATTTTCTGCCTCGGGAGCGCACAGACTCCCTCAGCTCCAGCTCCATTTACTTCACAGCCAGCGGAGCCAGTCTGTACGAcggggagagcgagggggggtgAGTACGGCCCAGCCTGCACGTCTCCAGCCGTGCCGTCGCTGTCTCGAACCTGTGACGTGATAGTGATATTAATGCAGGTTCCTGGCCAGAGACCGCAGCATCTTATTTTATCACCACAATCTCCTTCTTTGCGTGCGTTCGTTAGATTAGGTGGATGTGATTCAATGATTGGTCTGAAATGGGAGTAATTTTTACACCCACACGTTCCCAAGGAATCAGACTTCTTGGAATATGCTCAGCGAAACCAGTGATTCTCAGTACAAAATATGTATGGAGAAACAGAAAACCCTGATATATTGTTTCCTAGCCCTGACAGGAGGTAACAGTTTCTGGCCTTGAGAAAGGGGGAGCTGTGAAAAGAAATGGGAAACTGTTTAgggtaactttttttttttttttttttggggggggggggggtgtctatTAAGTGTCTCTTTCAAAATATTCTCTCCACAGAGCAGGGGAGGCCTTGTCcaggaaagaaaacaggaaaccagTGGGGCCGAAGGCTGGagtcagaaaacaaattaagaatCCATGTTGCCAGAAAAACAGGCGTTTAGAATGTGTTCCTTGAGCCCCAGCAACCTCCTGTGGTCCCTGTGTGACTTCCTGGCCCGGCTCCTCTGCTGAGTGTTATTAATGTCCAGGGTCGCTTTCCCTGTGACCTGGGTTTACATGAGGCCTGCTCTCTGGGGACGGCTGCAGGAAGCAGCGCCGTGCTCCAGAGGTGTGAGGGGCGTCTCCGCTCATCCGCAGTGCAGAAAATGGCCTCTCATCTCAGAAACGTACCCGCCCGCGAGATATCAGATGATGGAGGTGTTAAAAACTTCCCTCCTTCCTGCCTGTGGGGGGACGTACAGATAGGCACCATACAGTCGTGGGAAATATGGGAAATGGATGGACTGTCCCTATAAGGGCTTGTTTCAGGCCCCACAGGGGTCTGTCCTTCCACAAAATTATCTGGAgtccttttttaaagttttttgtaAAGAGTGTGAAAAAGACAGCGAGTTTCATGCAACCATGTTGATATTTTTGAGTGAAAAATGGTTGTATTCATTATAGAAATTTAGTTTATGCATCAAAAAGCAGAACTGCTACAAAATGCTGTGCATGCAAAACTCCTTCAGATAGGTGTGATGCCATTCCCTTAAATGTATTACTGGGATACATGGTATCTTCATTAAAAGCGACCATCCAAAAGATAAACTTTCATGGACAGAATATGCCTCTTCAGCATTGTACTGCGGAAAATGACTTCATCTACATCACATGCAGTCCTGCAGATGTAGCCTGGACTGTCAAGATTAAGTTAGTGAGTTAGCTAGCAGGCCTGCAGTTTTACTAGGTGTAGCTTCCAGTGTCTCCAATCCTTTTATTGGTTAGGAGATAAATATATCTTTGTTACTTGTAATTTTCCAAATGACTCTGAGCAAATGAATGCATTGCAATTGGCCAAGTTAACTCCCAAAGAGGCTTGCAGAAGAggaccacacacacgcacacacgcacattccaTTGATTCTCTTGACCACAGGCTCGGTGTTGGTGATATGCAGAGTTCTTTTCCTAttccaaaatgttaaaaattgaCCATtttacaggaacacaggaaACTCTCTTTTCCAAATGTTTTGCATGATTAATTTTTTAGTTGGACTGGATATCTAGGACTCCATTTACCGTAAGACTTGGACCATCAATAATCACAAACCACTTTGCTTTTATGAAATTGTTGTGCcctgttcttcctcttcagGTACACCACGGCCAATCCTGAGTCCGACTACAATGGAGACACGGACAGGGACACTGACCGAGAGACGGACAAAGAGGCGGAGCCAGACTCCGAGGACGAGGACGATCAAAGCTGCGCCACAGTGCAGACTCTGAAGCAGGACGATCAGTCCCTAGATGACGgtgacgaggaggaggaggaggaggaggatgaggaagagaaggagcCTTCGCTGCGGCTGGACACGGAGATCCTGAGCGATGAGCTGGCTCTTCTTCTGTCCCAGAGTGATACCCTGCACTCTGGTGACAGCCAGCAGAAAGCGGAGGGGTTTCAGATGCTGAGCAGCAACAAGCCTCTGGTGGGTGGGAGGTGCCCCAGGGGAGACTCCTGGAGAGGCTGGTCTAAATTTCTTGTGTTCAGAGAGCTTTCATTCATGAGAATGAATATGTTTTGactaaggctgggtgtttgtcactgAAGTCACAGCTGTCACAAATTGCATAAttctttacctttttttttttgcagttccgTGACTTTcccattttttgccatttctgcaattttctctgcttTAAGTGCTTTCTGTAATTTTCTGGCAGTTTTGGGTGATAACTGTTAACCGTTATTTATCCTACAGTGTTATAGGcatacacattttaacaatattgCCAGGATATTGCCAATATTGCCATGCGAGAAACAAAGTGTGACAACGTATGCACATTCTGGAATGTGGGATCAAGATTCCTgtccttgtcagttgttgcaatcagatgtttgaCTGCCACTGTCAACAATGTTGATGCCCAGCGCTCCTTCCCCCATTACTGTAACATTCAGTGACAAGAAGCGCTCCATCAAAGAGCAAACCTAGCAACAACATGTATTATGTTGtcccaaaatacattttaaagaaataaaaacaaacacacaatagccttgttttattttagtaatgcaatttgagcatgctctATTTCTATCAATGTTATGTCAAAAAGGCAAAACAGCATACTCTTTCTTTCCAtgattaaatgcaccagcctatcaataTTTTACTGATAGACTATTTGTTCCTATCAGGCAGTTACTGcccattaatttttaaaaactgctatctcttgttactgttgctacagttgAACATGTTATTTCAATCGTTTCCCTCTGCTATGAGTGAGTTCTGTTAATTAATGACGTTTTTTTAACTTGTGATTTCTTCcccatttttatgttttccacGATTTTGAAAAGCTTTGCCGTGACTGCTTCGTgacttcagccaatattttgCTTGACCTACACCCAGCCCTAATTATGACTTGCATACCATATGTCAGTAAAGGCAGCAACCTGTCCTGAGGATTTATATGCAtacaatatatgtgtgtgcatattatgtttgtgtgtgcctgtcagtgtgcgtgtgtgaaataTCACGATGCAAGGCTTCAATTTACTTATTGAAAGAATAAGGATGCTGTTTTGTTAGTTGTAACAAGAAAATTACAGTTTTAGAAAAACTGTTCCTTTGAAGATGAGATCGATGTGTAATCAGTTAGTGTGCAATCATTTTGGGCTCTGCAGCGGCTCAGTTTGACAGTACATTAAAGATCTGAGTCAGTTTCACTGTGTTTGTGCGCTGGCAACATGCTCAAGGTTACCAGCAGTCAAGGGCTGTAAGCACAGGATAATCAAACAGCCGTAAAGTAACTAGAATATGTTGAAAACAAGTCAATTATTGCGTTGGAGGGCACTTTTAAGTTCCTCTACAGGGTTTTCGAGGAAGCCATATTTTACACACCTTAGAGGAAGGAAATACCAGGACCTTGATCCAAGATGGACCATTGTTCTGTGCATTTGGTAATTCTGCAGGACATTTGTATCCTGTCAGATAATAGTATGTCAGAAGTGCATGTGGGCTAGATTGTTTGGACTTTGGcctctttgtgtgttttcattactGCCGTAAATTATGCACGCGCTAGAACAGATTTCATCCATCATACAGAATGTTTAGTCAGTTTTCTCAAATATGCATGAAATCTGTCTAATGACTTTGGTTTGGGTGGCGTTATGGTACTTGTGACCTGAATCGGAGAGGACAACTCCCTATTTGGACACTCCTATTTCATCTTTCAACCAGAAGAGCTGAACTTGTTTAGGTTCATATATATCGTTCTATATAGATTGATAATATCTACTTACAATGTTTGCttgccatttttttcagtatggGGCGAATAAGGAGTTTCTATGGAGGCTGGCACGTGCATATAATGACATGTATGAAGTCACTGAGGACAAAGAACAGAAGAAGTTGTATGCCGAACAaggtaaaatgtaattttttttttttaggaattaaAAGGCTGGGGCCATTTCCGATTTTGGCACCAGGATCATCTATTCCAAACAACTGCTGGAACAAAATCATGGAGTTAATGCTTTGGACCAAATCCGAGCTCAGCGTCTATACGGGGAGGTTACGACAGTCTTCTGGCCTCGATAACTGGGAGACCAGGGGCTGGTGTATGTTTGGAGACGTGCGTGACACTGTTAGACAGTAAAAGGATTTATACGCAGCGAATACCAAAGACTAAGGCAGAACAAATGGACCTACCTGGGaacaggactttttttttcatattatggGACTGGCTTGCACGATAGATGGATTATGTGTAACAGCAGAAAGCGTAGTGACCGTAGCTGctcaagagaaagaaaaataaggatCTAGCTGAAAGAGAAGGCTTTTAGGTGAGAGCGCGCATAAATGCTGGGCTTCCAGCCAACCACAGACACGTAACAGATCAGGTGCTCTTTGAAGACTGCTCTGTTGTcttctttttcaaaatacacTCAGAATATGATCAATGGCCcagcataaatatttttaaacagtcatTCTGAACTTAGCAAGGATTAGCCTGTTTATGTTCAAAATGAACTATCAGTTGACATATCCAAATGCAAAGTCAGTCTTTTGATGCCTAGCAGTGCCTACTAGGAGAGTGTACTTGTCTGACTATGTTTGTCGTTCTCCAACGATTAATTTGAGACTCTGTAGAAAAGGGTGAATTGAAAGTCAGTcgaaaatgtttatttgaacaCTGCTGTACAGTGTTGTTAGCCACAACTACTGGGTCTGTTTTAGAATGCTCTAGAACTCATTGGAATGGTTTATTTAAGTATGGGCCTGTCAGGCGATTACTTTTCTGATAGCAGGGGAACAGAAGATTAATTTGAACTTTAAGCATGGTTTTACAGGACTTTTTTATTGACTACTATGACAGTTATCTGCTATCTAGCTGTTATACCTAGTGTGTCAAACCTCTTTGTGGAGTCTCTTTCCTTATATGTAATTTCTCTACAGTAACCAATTTTAAAGGTTGCAGCTCACATAATTTGGcctttagcattttattttccctggCTTGTACTGTCCTACCCTTCCTGAGGTTTCCTCTGAGAAAACACTGCAGTGGTTTTGATTTGGTCTCTTCTTTGGTTCTATGGCCTGCGAATCATCAAGGGCAGTTTTTACATCTGCACAAACATTGCTCCAGATTAGCAGCTAATGGGATAGAGCTGAGCCACGGATGCTTTTGCCCGGGCCCGACCTCAGATGTTGCGCACATGAAAGAGTTTCCCCGTACAGGTCGCGGAACAGAGTGTGAGCGTAGTTTAGAGCCTAGATTTGGCGTGGGTTGAGGAAGCGGGAAGGAGAACAGATGCCCTGTGCGAGGCCCAGTGTACGGGATGGACCACAGCTCGCCTGAAACCATGTAAACCGCAGTGCAAACCCTCCTTCAGATCAGATACAGAGCAGCAAGTCTCCAGCTCGCTTGTAGCCATCACTAGTTGGTCCAAGCTTGAAGCGCCTGGTGTTGAGGTCCTCATACCTTCACCAAAACTCTCAACATCTGTTTGCTTAATAGCAATGTAccctgaaaatctgaaaaaagaattatgaatatatgaatatatattaataaattaatgtattaatgaatgaattaattcatataTTAATGTATATAATGAATTATATTCATTAAAGTAATTGATAGACTAAAGATACTGCGCACCTTGTTACCGAGGCCTAACGTGGTCGAAAGACTCAAAAGAACCTGTCGATGCTGTGGCgctacaggactggagtttaagACTCCTGGCGTAGAGGAAGTTTGTGAGGAGCAGGCCTCCCCTCCTCGGGTTACGCAACACGAGCTcatcagagcacacacagcaggaatAGGAGTTAGGAGCTAAGCTGCTGAGACGTCTGTGGCGGTTTGACGGCCGGAATTTCGTGGTCTCTGGGGGACCGCGGTTCAGGAAGACGAGCAGAGGTGCGTGCCATGGGCAGTGATAACGATGAGCGGATCCTGACTTTAGCGCCGCTTTAGCCTGTCGCTGCCTCCCTGGCGCACGCTCAGCCAACGCCTGACTCTCGAGTCTGACCCAAGGCCCTGTCTGCATCCACTTTGATTAATTGTCAACAGTCCGCTGGCTGGAGGCGATTTTGGATGCCTCCAAAGCCAGAACGCACATTTTGGCCCTTTAAGGGCCGAAACCTCCACTTCGGCTGGGCTCTGGCTACCTCTCTGAcgaatgaattattttcatatttcccccaaaaacagagggagggaaattaGTTAAAATTGCAACCATTAGGGGGAAAAATCTGCATCAGAAAACAAAGCAGACCTGCATGTTAGCTCATAAGTAGAACAACTAAACAAATCTAGGTCAAGTGATTATTTGCAAGTAAACATTTCCGTTTTCATTTATAGTCTTTAAACACTTGAGAAAAATGAGAACACTTGAAAAAATCCATATAAAATTTATTTGTGGGAACGTTTGCTTCAGTTTCGGACCATTAAGATTAATGTGATATCTGTGAATGAGAATGCACGCCATCTCCCAAGAGCTGAGAAAGACCGATGCTTTTTAAGATACAATACATGAcaaaaaatatgtggacacctgacatcctacatcttattcaaaattatggccagtaatatggagttggtccaccctttactgctataacaacctccactcttttgtgaaggctttatacaagatgttggagcattgctgcctGGATTTGCAGCtggaagagcattagtgaggtcaggcactgattgagCGATTatgcctggctcgcagttggctttccaattga carries:
- the gchfr gene encoding GTP cyclohydrolase 1 feedback regulatory protein; its protein translation is MPYILISTQIRLETGPTMVGDEYSDPEIMNYLGARKTTVLGNNFSEYHVDDPPRMVLDKLEKIGFRVVTMTGVGQTLVWCLHRETP
- the LOC135250273 gene encoding regulator of microtubule dynamics protein 3-like — protein: MSKFTLGRNAWIGMGLGTTAGAALVIFFIYKKTKRRRAQTLFQNQSSEHVLNSMDGPSTDIVGTQVHDVQDCDSIPNQTVASSGVMVVEVDRGLLPEQQVELRNRLDEVLQCVATLREEVAELRGGLQGIVVQIVQDVKTGMEESQRAARRRRHFLPRERTDSLSSSSIYFTASGASLYDGESEGGYTTANPESDYNGDTDRDTDRETDKEAEPDSEDEDDQSCATVQTLKQDDQSLDDGDEEEEEEEDEEEKEPSLRLDTEILSDELALLLSQSDTLHSGDSQQKAEGFQMLSSNKPLYGANKEFLWRLARAYNDMYEVTEDKEQKKLYAEQGRDEAEAALQMDDLCAECHKWFAVLTGLTSHYESMHGKLKSSHVFKEHIDKAISLKADDPLCFYLLGRWCYEVASLGWLEKKAAAALFETPPTATLHDALQNFLKAEEVSPGFSRTARLYIAKCHKDLGKIPEARTWAELAFKMPKIANEDGDASSLEEALEPLRN